GGATACCCTGTTGCTCAAGCAAAGGCTGCAGGAAGTGGGACAGTTTCTGCTGCTGGAGGAACGGTGGGGGACGCTGCACGGAATATTCCGGGAAACCAAAATAAGCTTTTTGTACTACCGCTATCCGTTGCTCTTTCCTCCTGCCCTTTTCCTGGACTGCAAGGTGGCTTGTCCCCAGGATATTGCCCCGATGAAAATAGAAGCCATTGCCTCCAGGGGGAGCAAAAAGGATTTTTTTGACCTTTACTTTATTAACCGGGAAATTGCGGACTTGCGCGTGTGCCTGGAACTTTACCGGCGCAAGTTTGCCGGATCCAACTTCAACCTGTATCATGTACTGAAAAGCCTCACCTATTTTGCCGATGCCGAAAAGGAGAGGGATCCCGTCCTGCTGCGCGACGTCGGCTGGTCCCAGGTGAAGAAGCATTTTGAACGGGTGGTACCGCCGCTTTTGCGCAACAGCCTGTAAAAGCGCGGGTTGTTTTTTGTGTAAAACGGGTCCATGGTCTAAGGGTTACGGCCCAGCACAGTTTCAGGCCCCGGTTGTGTACCCCCCCTGGGCTGGGGGATCTTTGGGGAACAGAAGTTGCCGCTCTACTTCCGTCCCGGCAGCACTTTTGTTTATTCGACATATGCCACCCTTTCCCGGCAGGAAATGCTCTTTAAATGCGGAAAATTAATTAAATAAGCTACTTTCAAAACCTTCCTTCGGGAGAAGAAAAAATGGCTTTTTACCACCGCCTGCGCTACCAGATCATGCTGCTTACCATCGTCCTGGCCGTGGTTCCCCTGCTGGCGGCCAGCTACTTTATGATCCGCCAGGCTTCCCGGGGGATTTTACAGGAAAAGGAATGGTGGCTTTTTGGGGTGGCCCGGGAGCTGGATGCGGCCCTGCCGGCCGGTTTTGATGAATTGCTGGCCCAGGAAGGGCTCACCGCGGCGGACCGCCAGGCCAAAATCCGGGCATTAAACCGGGCCCTGGCGGGAATCACCGATGAGGTGGCAGCGGCCTATCCCGGGGTGGGGGTGGGCTACTATTCCCTGGATCTGGATGCTATTATCACTTACGGTCCCAGCAGCCAGTACCAGAATAAGGTGGGGCTGTCCATCGGCCCCGACCATGAGGGAAGAAGGGTCATGGCCACCGGTGAGCCCCGGGTGCAGATTGCCAACCTGGTCCGGGGGGATATTGTCAACGCCATGATTCCCATTAAAAGGGACGGCCGGGT
This sequence is a window from Desulfofundulus luciae. Protein-coding genes within it:
- a CDS encoding nucleotidyl transferase AbiEii/AbiGii toxin family protein; its protein translation is MFASALPQSGQRALELLSSAGLLRDFYLAGGTALALHLGHRLSEDLDFFSPFHVDTLLLKQRLQEVGQFLLLEERWGTLHGIFRETKISFLYYRYPLLFPPALFLDCKVACPQDIAPMKIEAIASRGSKKDFFDLYFINREIADLRVCLELYRRKFAGSNFNLYHVLKSLTYFADAEKERDPVLLRDVGWSQVKKHFERVVPPLLRNSL